From a single Couchioplanes caeruleus genomic region:
- a CDS encoding Hsp70 family protein, whose product MAELTPFLGIDLGTTNSVAASVDAEGRPMVLRNPAGSETVPSVVQFVSADAVLVGDQARELAAVDPAHTVALVKRLMGTDRLFEFHGAEHTPESISALILRAIVDGVLPHRDGTPVPAVITVPAYFGIREREATQQAGLLAGLRVLELVSEPVAAALHYRPRGDGPVVVYDLGGGTFDVTVLRVDGTGSQVVAVDGDMDLGGADWDQRLRAHLLDRFVDQVGPAQDPAEDAAFMTELTLVAERAKKALTHTRTHEVALRHDGATARITVSQDEFAAMTRDLTDRTGDCVRRILATAGLAPGDVADCLLVGGSTRMPQVASALREWFGWNPRSHDPDLAVAKGAALRAWQLVDAEQAWVTPGWGTDAVPSRPSAPSPTPATSVPFLSSVVPRSFGLLIHDSSDPQGRRRYIQHVIHQNEPLPADGHEIKVATILKDQATVRIEVYEQAGFVESAEVDDNRRVLDGQLSGLPPGLKAGSPLIVALHLGLDGRLRVTAREPRSGVSLSLEAYVDGVLDANDRLQQAERLTRLTVRQ is encoded by the coding sequence GGCACCACGAACTCGGTGGCGGCATCCGTGGACGCCGAGGGGCGCCCGATGGTGCTGCGCAACCCGGCCGGCTCGGAGACCGTACCGTCGGTGGTGCAGTTCGTGTCCGCCGACGCCGTCCTCGTCGGCGATCAGGCCCGGGAGCTGGCCGCGGTCGACCCGGCGCACACCGTCGCGCTGGTCAAGCGGCTGATGGGCACCGACCGGCTGTTCGAGTTCCACGGCGCCGAGCACACCCCGGAGTCCATCTCCGCGCTCATCCTGCGCGCCATCGTGGACGGGGTGCTGCCCCACCGCGACGGTACGCCGGTCCCGGCCGTCATCACCGTCCCGGCGTACTTCGGCATCCGCGAGCGAGAAGCGACGCAGCAGGCCGGGCTGCTGGCCGGGTTGCGGGTCCTGGAGCTGGTCAGCGAGCCGGTCGCGGCGGCGCTGCACTACCGTCCGCGCGGCGACGGGCCGGTCGTGGTCTACGACCTGGGCGGCGGGACGTTCGACGTCACCGTGTTGCGGGTCGACGGAACCGGTTCCCAGGTCGTGGCGGTGGACGGCGACATGGACCTCGGCGGCGCCGACTGGGACCAGCGGCTGCGCGCCCACCTGCTCGACCGGTTCGTGGACCAGGTGGGCCCCGCGCAGGACCCGGCCGAGGACGCGGCGTTCATGACCGAGCTGACGCTGGTGGCCGAACGCGCGAAGAAGGCACTCACGCACACCCGCACGCACGAGGTCGCGCTGCGCCACGACGGGGCGACCGCACGGATCACGGTGTCGCAGGACGAGTTCGCCGCGATGACCCGCGACCTCACCGATCGCACCGGCGACTGTGTGCGGCGCATCCTGGCCACTGCCGGGCTGGCGCCGGGCGACGTCGCCGACTGCCTGCTGGTCGGCGGCTCGACCCGGATGCCGCAGGTCGCCTCGGCGCTGCGGGAGTGGTTCGGCTGGAACCCGCGGTCGCACGACCCGGACCTGGCCGTCGCCAAGGGCGCCGCGCTCCGGGCCTGGCAGTTGGTGGACGCCGAGCAGGCCTGGGTCACCCCGGGATGGGGTACGGACGCCGTTCCGTCCCGCCCGTCCGCACCGTCGCCCACGCCGGCGACGTCCGTACCGTTCCTGAGTTCGGTGGTGCCCCGCAGCTTCGGCCTGCTGATCCACGACAGCTCCGATCCGCAGGGCCGGCGCCGCTACATCCAGCACGTGATCCACCAGAACGAGCCGCTGCCGGCCGACGGGCACGAGATCAAGGTCGCCACGATCCTCAAGGACCAGGCGACCGTCCGCATCGAGGTGTACGAGCAGGCCGGCTTCGTCGAGTCGGCGGAGGTGGACGACAACCGCCGGGTGCTCGACGGCCAGCTCTCCGGGCTCCCGCCCGGGCTCAAGGCGGGGTCGCCGCTGATCGTGGCGCTGCACCTCGGCTTGGACGGGCGGCTGCGGGTGACCGCCCGGGAACCGCGCAGCGGCGTCTCGCTCAGCCTGGAGGCGTACGTGGACGGTGTGCTCGATGCCAACGACCGGCTGCAGCAGGCCGAGCGCCTGACCCGGTTGACCGTACGTCAGTGA
- a CDS encoding vWA domain-containing protein — MSDWIRRSFDAVGVTQYKPGKHLAALQEPHLGKVILCIDVSSSMSGNPLQEAVRGAREFVAQAVEGRYRVGLILWNRSVAVSVPLSADPGPVLAGLDRAYSSGGTNVTPTLRAGITALGSLTGDRVLAVFGDGDIGPVAPAVAAAREAAALGIRIIVRGLGSHAAASLAQIATEGLEGAEITGSGSIASGIAGMATSLRMRS, encoded by the coding sequence GTGAGCGACTGGATCCGGCGCTCGTTCGACGCAGTGGGCGTCACGCAGTACAAGCCGGGCAAGCACCTGGCGGCCCTGCAGGAGCCGCATCTGGGCAAGGTCATCCTGTGCATCGACGTGAGCAGCTCGATGTCCGGCAATCCGCTGCAGGAGGCGGTCCGTGGCGCCCGCGAGTTCGTCGCGCAGGCGGTCGAGGGCCGCTACCGGGTCGGCCTGATCCTGTGGAACAGGTCCGTCGCCGTTTCGGTCCCGCTGTCGGCCGATCCCGGCCCGGTCCTGGCCGGCCTGGACCGGGCGTACTCCTCGGGCGGCACCAACGTCACGCCGACGCTGCGGGCCGGGATCACCGCGCTGGGTTCCCTGACCGGCGATCGGGTGCTGGCGGTCTTCGGCGACGGTGACATCGGGCCGGTGGCCCCCGCCGTGGCGGCCGCGCGGGAGGCGGCGGCGCTCGGCATCCGGATCATCGTGCGGGGACTGGGCAGCCATGCCGCCGCCTCGCTGGCCCAGATCGCGACCGAGGGACTGGAGGGTGCGGAGATCACCGGCAGCGGATCGATCGCCTCGGGCATCGCCGGGATGGCGACGTCGCTGCGGATGCGGTCCTGA